The Lutibacter sp. A64 genome segment GATGAAAATTTAAAGATCGTAAAAAAAGAAATTATACCTTACCTTAAATATACTTTTGATAAAGAAAGTTTTAATACTAAACAATTAAAATATTATAAAGACCGAAAGCTTTCAGATAAAAATAAATTACTTATTAGTAATTATATAAAATATTTAAAAGGTAAAAGATATAGCGAAAGTACTGTTAAAACCTATTTTACATTTATAGCAGACTTTATTAATTATATACAAGCTAAAGCTATTTCTGAGATATCAAATAGAGATGTTGAACTTTTTATAGAAGAAGTTTTTGTGCCTAGAAAATACAGTATTAGTTCGCAACGTCAGTTTATTAGTGCAATTAAATTATTTAATAATTTTTATCCAGAATGTAAAATAGAATCTATAGAGTTAGATCGTCCCAAAAAAAGTAAAATATTACCCACTGTTTTATCTAAGGAAGAAATTATTGATTTGCTTAGATGTACAAAAAACTTAAAGCATAGGGCTGTTATAGCAATGATTTATTCGGCTGGTTTGCTATAAGTGAGTTGATTAATTTAGATTTAAGCTATATTGATATTGATAGACGTCAAATTATAGTAAAAACAGTAAAGGTCGTAGAGATAGAAATATTTTTTTGGCAGAAAGTTTTATTCCGTTATTACTCAATTACTTTAACAGTTACGAACCCCAGCATTATTTTGTAGAAGGAAAACCAGGAACTAAGTATAGTGTTGAAAGTGTACGTGCTTTTTTAAAACGTTCGTGTATAAATGCAAATATTACAAAACGTGTAACACCACATATTTTACGACATAGCTATGCGACACACTTATTAGAAAATGGTATTGATATACGCTATATTCAGGAACTTCTTAGACATTTACCCCATGGGATAAAACAATTAGCATGAGTTATTATTATTTTATCTACTTCTGCTCCCTTCTTTATAGGTTTTAATACCTTGTTTAAGCCAACGTTTAAGTTCAATACAAGGCTGAAAATTTAAATGGTATTTTAGAATACTGCGTTTAGGAGTTAATTTTTTAGGATCTTCATTAGCTTTGCATTTAAAACCTATTTTAAATTTTCCAATATTTTCTAAATCTACAATTTGCCCTTCTTCAAGGTGTTGTTTTAATTTTCCTCCTAAAGCCATTAAAACAAATTTTACATCAATAGCACTTAAACTGCACTCGTTGCTAATTTCGTAACTAATTTGATTTAGATTAATAGTTCCCGTATTAACTGCCTGCATAATGTATTGCTCTTTATTTTTACTTGTAATAGTATTACTTCTTTTTGTAATTCGATATCTTGGAATTACTACATTAGACTGGACATAAAGATGCGAGATTTAGAGTTACTTAAATTAACTTTGAATTATGAAAAGACAACACAGAAATTACAGTACATCATTTAAACAAAAGGCCTTAGAATTAAGCTATGCACGAGGTAGTGTTAAGCAAATATGTGAGGAATTGGATATCCCATATTCGGTATTACATCGTTGGCGGCGTGAGTCACAAGATTATGGGAAGAACAGTTTTCCAGGTCGAGGGAAGCCAAAATTAACAGATGAGCAAAAAGAACTAGCGTTATTAAAGCGTCAGTTAAAAGATGTTTCAGAAGAAAATGAGATATTAAAAAAGGCGGTGAGCATCTTCTCCAAGAGCGACAAGAGAAATTCAGGTTTATAAAACACCATAAATTTAAATTTTCAGTTGAGAAGATGTGTAAAGTATTAAAAGTAAGTACTAGCGGTTATTATAATTGGTTAAAGGCTAAGGCGTCAGATCTTTGGTTATATAATCAGAAGCTGTCAGCAATGATTGTTACTATCTTTAATGATAGTTTTGAAAGCTATGGAGCTCCAAGAATAAAAGCCGCATTAGAAAAGCTAGGTCATTATATTTCTAAACCAAGAGTAGCTAGAATTATGAGGGTTAACGGGTTATTTGCTAGAAGAATACGAAAATTTAAAGTAACTACAGATAGCAATCATAAATATTCTGTAGCAGCAAATATTTTAAATCAAAACTTTGAAGTCTCTAGAAAAAATCAAGTATGGGTGTCGGATATCACTTATATAGAAACTAAACAAGGATGGATGTATTTAACGGTCGTTATAGATTTGTTTAACAGAAAAATAATTGGGTGGTCTATGAGTGATAATTTAACAACTAAAGACACTATAATCTCTGCTTGGAATATGGCTGTTAAATCGACTGTAATTAAAGAAGAACTCATTTTTCATTCTGACAAGGGAGTTCAGTATGCTAATAGTCGTTTTACAGATATTATTAAAAATTACAAGGGGCTAGTAATACAATCTATGAGTAGAAAAGGGAATTGTTGGGATAATGCGGTTGCAGAATCCTTTTTCAAAAGCTTAAAAACAGAATGGGTTTATAAACACAAATACAATTATAGATCTCAGGCAGAACTATCAATCTTTAGTTGGATAGAAACTTGGTATAATAAAAGAAGGATACACTCAACTTTAGGTTATAAAACTATTAATGAATTTGAAACAGAAATGTATAATCAAAATGTAGCCGCTTAAATCTCGCAATTAATTGTCCAATGTTTTGTTGCAAGTCCACTTATAAAATTAACAAAAACAAGTAGTTATAAAACAAAAAGAAAGATAATTACTTTCCGATACAGAAGTTGGCGAAAATATTACCCAATAAATCTTCTGTAGTGACTTCTCCGGTGATTTCTCCTAAATGAAATAATGCTTGACGAATATCAATTGCAAATAAATCGGTACTTATATTATTTTCAATTCCTTTTTGAACTTCTTTTATAGACAAATACGCATTGTTTAGTGCTTCAAAATGTCTAGAATTACTAACAATTGTTTCATTATTACTTAAGGCTCCTTTGTTTACTAATTGAGTTAAAGTTGTGGTAAGTTTATGAATACCTATTTTATTTTTTGCGGATAAAATGATTAGACTTTCGTAGGTGTTTTTTAGTGTAGTTATTTGTGCTTCACTTAATAAATCTGATTTATTTACAATTGTTAAAATCTTTTTTGAAGGGTATTTTTGCTCTAATTCTGAAATATTTTGTTGTAATGTTTCTATATTAGAAGCATCTATTAATTGTAAAACTAACTGAGCTTTTTCTATAGTTGAGAATGTTTTTGTAATTCCTATGTTTTCAACATAATCTTCTGTAGTTCTTATACCTGCAGTATCTATAAATCGATAAGCTATACCTTCAATATTAATTTCATCTTCTATAGCATCTCTTGTTGTTCCGGCAATATGACTAACTATTGCTTTTTCTTCATTTAAAAGAGCATTTAATAAAGTAGACTTTCCTACATTTGGCTCTCCAACAATGGCTATTGGTATTCCGTTTTTTAATACATTTCCTAAGGCAAAAGAATCTATTAGTTGTTTTAAAACGGCACTAATTTGATTGATTAGATTAGAGAATTCAGTTCTGTCAGCAAATTCAACATCTTCTTCTGCAAAATCTAATTCCAATTCAATTAAACTGGCAAAATTTAGTAATTGTTGACGTAGTTTTTCAATTTCTGAACTAAATCCGCCACGCATTTGTTGTAAAGCTACCTGGTGAGAGGCTGCAGAATTTGAAGCAATTAAATCAGCTACAGCTTCAGCTTGACTTAAATCCATTTTACCATTTAAAAAGGCGCGGAGTGTAAATTCTCCGGCATCGGCATTTCTAACGCCACTTTTTATAAATAATTGTATAATTTCTTGTTGAATATATACAGAACCATGACAATTTATTTCAACTACATTTTCTCCAGTATAACTGTTTGGGTTTTTAAAAACAGATATTAAAACTTCATCTATAATGCGTTTATTATCTATAATATTTCCTAAATGAATTGTATGAGATTTTACATTGTTTAAGTCTTTATTTCCAAATTTTGATTTAAAGTGCTTGTTTACAATTTCAATAGATTTTTCACCAGAAAGTCTAATAACAGCAATAGCTCCAACTCCAGATGAAGTTGCTAAAGCAATAATAGTATCGTTTTTAATTGCATTCATAATTGCAAAAATAAGGTTTTCTTTAAAGATGGAGGAGAAAAGATGAAAGAGAAAATATAAATTGAATAAAGAGAGTGAAAATATGTGTGTTAACTATAAAAAAAATAGCAAATAGTAACTAATAGCTAGTAGATTGCTCTTTTTATAAAGTCTTCATAATATTCATAAAATTCTTCAAATTGGTGCATAGCTTCATTAAAAAAATAATATACATTTTGCCAGGTATTTTTGTTATGAATATTAAATTCGCCATTGTATTTTACATAAATTCTATGAATTACTTTTCCGCTTTCTAAAAGGTAAACTTCATCAAAAATTACATCAGGTAAATAATCTTCTATTAAAATGTCTTTTAATTCTATAACTTGATCAAAAAGTAATTCATTTTTAGTTCTATCAAAAGATTCAATGTCTAAACAAACAAGTGCTTGTTTTTTGTCTGCAACAAATTTAAACCCGAAATCTTTAATTTTGGTTCTATACAATAACCATTTTCTAGGAAATGATTTTCCAAAACTAGTCCAAAATTCTTTTCTTAATTGTGCAGATTCTTCTTTGCTAAACATTACCCGTGTACTTTTGCTTTAACACCTCTTTTTTTCATAAATTCAGCTTCATAGGCAACAAGTCCTTTCCATTTTTCATCTACAATTTTTCTGTCTTGATATTTTCTAGCAAAATTTAAAAAAGTAACATAATGGTTTGCTTCTGAAACCATTAAGTCGTAATAAAATTTAGACAGTTCTTCATCTTTCATATTCTCAGAAAAAACTTTAAAACGTTCGCAACTTCTTGCTTCAATTAAAGCTGCAATTAGTAAACGTTGAATTAGACTTTCTAAACGATCTTTTGTTTTTGGAAAGTAGTTTTGCAAATGCATTGCATAGTCGTTTTTTTGTGCTCTACCTAATGTCATACCACGTTTTACCATTATATCATGCACCATTTTAAAGTGCTCTAATTCTTCAATAGCAATTAAAGCCATTTCTTGAACCAATTCGGTTTCTTCAGAATAATTTATAATAAGTGAAGTGGCATTTGCCGATGCTTTTTGTTCTGCATAGGCGTGATCGGTTAATATTTGTCGTAAATCGTTTTTAGCAATTTCTGCCCAAGAAGTTCCTGTTTCAAATTGTAGACCAAGCATCATGATAAATTAATTTTTATTGTTTGAAATTATAAATCTAAATCGAATGTTTTTTTTAGTAACGCTAACGCATCATTTTTTTCTTTTAACTTTTCATATTTTTCTTGAGGTGTGTATGCAAACTTTTTAGTTTCCTCTTCATTAACATGTAAAATTAAATCTACTTTAAAATTATTTAATTTTTCTCGTATAAATTTTAAAAGAGGATATTTACCTTTTTCTAATTGGTCTTTCATTAAATGATTTGGTAAATTAAAATGTAGATTTGAATCTTTTAAATATGGTTTGTTGGTATTCATAACCGCAGTTAGACTTTTTTTTCCTTTACTTAAAAGTAATTCTGCATATTTTTTCCAAGCTAAAACAGCTTCACCTTCTGAAAAACTATCTGTTGGTAAACCTTCAACTTCATCGTATTCAACTTCTATTTTTTCTAATTCTTTTTTACGGTTAATACTTGTTAAAGATAGGGCAGAGCGTCTTCTAGTTGTTTCTATTATTGGCTTTACTATTTTTTTCTTAACAGGAACCTCAGTTTTAGAAATTATTGGAGCTTTTTCTACGTTATTTACTTGTTTTTGGTACGTAGGAATTTGTTTTGAAAACGTGCGTCTTTTTACTTTACTTTCAAAATGAATAGCTGCAATTATGTAAGGTTTGTTATTTTTTTTTTCTCTATCAAAAGTGATAGAGGCTAATTGCATTAAAGTAAGTTCTACTAACAACCGTTGATTTTTACTGCTTTTATATTTTAAATCGCAGTTGTTTGCCAAGTCAATAGCTTGTAATAAAAAACGCAGATCACTTTTTTGTGCCTGTGCTAAATATTTCTTTTTAGCATTGTCTCCAACTTCTAATAATTCTAAGGTAATTTTATCTTTAGCAACTAGTAAATCTCTAAAATGAGAAGCTAAACCACTAATAAAATGATGGCCTTCAAAACCTTTAGATAAAATAGTGTTATAATGAACTAAAACTTCTGGTATTTTATTTTCTAGCAGCAAATCTGTGGTTATAAAATATTCATCATAATCTAAAACATTTAAATTTTCAGTAACTGCTTTTCTTGTTAATTCTTTTCCTGAAAAACTTACAACTCTATCAAAAATAGATAAAGCATCTCTCATAGCTCCATCTGCTTTTTGAGCAATTATATGAAGCGCATCATCTTCGGCATTAATATTTTCTTGAGCAGCAATTTTAATTAAATATTCTTTAGCGTCTAAAACTCCGATTCTTTTAAAATCAAATATTTGACATCTAGATAGAATAGTAGGTATTATTTTATGTTTTTCTGTTGTTGCTAAAATAAAAATAGCATGTGCTGGCGGTTCTTCTAATGTTTTTAGAAAAGCATTAAATGCAGCTTGAGAAAGCATGTGAACCTCATCTATAATATAAACTTTATATTTTCCGGTTTGTGGTGGAATTCTAACTTGATCGGTTAAGCTTCTAATATCATCAACAGAGTTATTTGAAGCTGCATCTAATTCAAAAATATTAAATGCAAAGTCATCTTCGCTAGTTTCGCCTGCATTTTCATTAATTTTTTTAGCTAAAATTCTAGCACAGGTTGTTTTACCAACACCACGAGGGCCTGTAAATAAAAGTGCTTGTGCTAAATGGTTATTTTTTATAGCGTTTTCTAGCGTGTTTGTAATCGCTTTTTGCCCAATTACATCCTCAAATGTTTGAGGTCTATATTTACGAGCTGATACTATAAATTGTTCCATTAATTATAATTTAGTTGTTTTACAAAAATAGATAAACTAAAGTGTTTTTTAACTTAAAAAGCAGAAAAAAGTTATAAAAAACACATAATATTCTTGTTGAAAAATGCCATTGTATTTTTTATAACTTTTAATTAATTAGCTTAGTGTAGCTTACCGTTGCCCTTTATTTAGGGTTATTTTCATATATTTTATTATATAAATGAGTGTATTTCTTTAAAATTTCGTTTCGTTTAGGTTTCATTGTAGGAGTAAGCAGGTTGTTTTCAATACTCCAAACATCTGGTGTTAATTCGAAACGTTTAATAGTTTCCCATTTTGCAAAGTTTTTATTTCCTTTTTTAATTTCTTTGCTAATACGTTTAATTACTTTTGGGTTATCTATTAATTCTTGATTGTCTTCTGAAACTTGTTCTTGATGAATACGTGCCCAATCTCTAATAAATTCAAAGTTAGGTTGTACAATAGCTCCAGGCATTTTTTGACCTTCACCTACAACTAATATTTGTTCTATAAAACGAGATTGTTTCATTTCATTTTCTAGAAGGGCAGGGGCTACGTATTTTCCACCAGAGGTTTTAAATATTTCTTTTTTACGTCCTGTAATAGATAAAAACCCATCTTTATCAAATTCTCCTTTATCACCAGTATGAAAATACTCACCAGTCATAACACTTGCAGTACGTTCAGGGTCTTTATAATAACCTTGCATTACATTTGGACCTTTTACTAAGATTTCACCATCTTCAGCTATTTTTACAGTTACATTGTCTATTGTTTTTCCAATAGTTCCAATTCTAAACATATTGCCATTAATCATATTAACAGAGATTACAGGAGATGTTTCTGTTAATCCATAACCTTCCATTACAGGCATTTGTGCTGCTGCAAATACTCTTGAAAGTCTTGGTTGAAGTGCTGCACTACCAGATACCATAGTTGCCATTCTTCCACCTAAAGCTTCACGCCATTTGCTAAAAATTAATTTGTTTGCTATTTTTAATTTTTGTTCGTACCACCAGCCATTTGCGTTGTATGGTTCATATTTAAGGGCTAAATCTACAGCCCAAAAGAACAGTAATTTTTTAATTCCTTTTAATTCTGAACCTTTATTAATAATGCTATCATATACTTTTTCTAATAAACGTGGAACAACGGTCATAAAATGCGGTTTCACCTCTTTAAGATTATCTACTATTGTATCCATCCCTTCTGCAAAATAGATTGAAGTTCCTGTGTATTGGTATAAATAATGTAACATTCGTTCAAATACATGGCAGACAGGTAAAAAACTTAAGGCTGTAATTTTTCCAAATTCTAAAGGAAGTCTAGGTACACTATCTAAAACATTTGTTACTATGTTTTTATGAGATAACATAACACCTTTTGGTTTTCCTGTTGTTCCAGATGTATAAATAATTGTAGCTAAATCATCTGTTTTTACTTCTTCTTTTATTTTATCTACTTCAGCCTGTAAGCTTTCATCTTTCCCTAATTCTATAATTTCATTCCAATTTTTACACTTTTTTAATGTATCAAATGAATATATTTCTTTTAAAGATGGCACTTCTTTTCCAATACTTTTGGCTTTTTTATATAAATCTTTATCAGATAAAAAGCAGTAAGAAACTTCTGCGTGGTTAAAAATGTATAAATAATCTTCTTCAGATATTGTTGGGTAAATAGGAACATTTATAGCGCCTATTTGTAGTAAAGCAAAATCTAAAAGATTCCACTCTGTTCTATTATTAGAAGAAATAACAGCTATTTTATCTCCTGGTTTTACTCCTAATTTAAGTAATCCACGGCTAAGAGTGTTTCCTTTATTAATAAATTCTTGTGAAGAAGTAGCCTTCCATTCACCATTATATTTGGTATTGAAAGCATTTGGTAATTTATAAGTTTCAAGTTGGTGGTATGCAAACTCAAATAATTTAGTTATGTGTTTAGACATGTATGTTTGGTTTTATGTAGCGTTGCAAAGTATAAAATATTAAATAATTTTACAAGAACAGAAGTTACTAAGTAGGCTACTTTGTTGTTAAATATATTTTATCAATTAATTTTTGGTATTTATTTTTAATAGCATTTCTTTTTATTTTCATTGTTGGGGTTAGTAATCCGTTTTCTATACTCCAAACTTCTGAAGTTAATTCAAAAACTTTTATTTGTTCCCATTGACCAAATTTTTTGTTTGCTTGGTCAATTTCTTTTTGAATGCGTTTTATTACTTTTTTATTGGTTATTAATGCATTTAAAGAAGCGTCAGTTTTAATTTTTTTTCGTTTCAACCATTCATTTAAAAATTCAAAATGAGGTTGTATTATTGCTGCGGCCATTTTTTTACCTTCACCAATAACCATTATTTGTTCTATAAAACGAGATTCTTTTAATTTGTTTTCTAGTACAGCAGGGGCAATGTATTTACCTCCAGAAGTTTTAAACATTTCTTTTTTTCTATCGGTAATTTTTAAAAAACCTTCATTGTCTAGTTCTCCAATATCGCCGGTATGTAAATAATTATTTATGATAGTTTTTTTAGTAAGATCTTCGTTTTTGTAATACCCTAGCATAACATTACTTCCTTTTACCAATATTTCACCATCGGTTGCTATTTTAATTTCTATAGCTTCTAGAGCTTTGCCAACTGTACCTATTTTAAAGCTTTTATTTCTAAAATCGTTTATAGAAATTCCAGGTGAAGTTTCTGTCATTCCATAACCTTCAAAAACTGGAATATTTGCTGCAGTAAATACTTGAATTAATTTTGGTTGAAGAGGAGCACTTCCTGAAACTAAAAATTTAATGTTTCCGCCTAAAGCTTCTCGCCATTTATTAAAAATTATTTTGTTTGCAACTTTTAGTTGAAAATGATACCACCAGCCATTTTTATTATATGGTTGATAGTTTTTTGCAAGGTCTAAAGCCCAAAAGAATAATAGTTTTTTAATACCAGTAAGGTTGCTTCCTTTGTCTACAATTTTATCGTAAATTTTTTCTAATAAACGAGGAACAACAGGTATAAAATGTGGTTTAACTTCTCGCAAATTATCACCTAATTTATCTATAGATTCTGCAAAATAAATTTCAAAACCCATTAATTGGTAGTAATAAAGCGCAAAACGTTCAAAAATATGACAAACAGGTAAATAACTTAAAACTTTATATGTTTTTGCATCTAAGGCTAAAGCTTTAGAGCTGACATAGGTGTTTTCTACAATATTTTGATGACTTAGCATAACTCCTTTTGGTATTCCTGTTGTTCCAGACGTATAAATAATAGTTGCTAAGTCTTTTTTGTCGACTTTGTTTTTAAGAGAATTTACATTTTTTTGATTTGAAGTGTCTTCACCTAATTTTAATAAGGATTTCCAAGATAATATATTTTTTAATGTATCAAAAGAGTAAATGTCTTTTAACTGTGTTTGGTCTTTTATTTTAGATACTTTTTTTGCTAAATATTCATCGGAGACAAAGCAATAAACAGCATCTGAATGATTGATGATATACGCATAGTCTTTAGATGAAATTGTAGGGTATAACGGTACATTTATGGCTCCAATTTGTAAAACTGCAATATCTAAAATGTTCCATTCAATTCTATTTGTGGAGGTAACTACGGCAATTTTATCCCCAGGTTTAACACCTAACCTTAATAATGCTCTACTAATTTTATTTGCAAGTTCTAAGTATTCTAAAGTTGATGTTGCAACCCAAGAATTATTAACTTTTGTGTTAAATAATTTTTCTTGTTGATTGTATTTTAATTGCAAGTATGCAAAATCAAATAATCTAGTAGCTGTTTGAGTCATTATATTAAAAAGACAAGTTGGTTAATGCAAAATATAAATTAAAAACTGATTTTGCAAATTATGAATTTTAGTTAATTTAACGATACTAAATATTTAAGCTCAAAAAATATTCTTTTTTTACATATTTATCTTTTTAACGAGTGTTTTTTTTATAATATTTTAAATAAATGTCTTTTTTAAGCCTTTTTAGTGTATTTTAGATAAAATTAATATATCTTAAATTAACTTGAAAATGTATTAAATTGATATTTTAATACCTAAACTTTTTATTGCATTTTTAAAAACATTTCTCTAGCTATATACTTCAATCGTTTTAGTAAATAAGTGAAAAATAAAAGTCTATTTAGTCTTAAATAGGGTGTTTTTTATGGCTTTTAGACTTAAATTTGTAATGAGAATTAAGCAAATATTTTAAAGTTTTTTAAACAATAAAAAAATGACAGAAATCGATTTTAAAAGTGGAATTTGGAATAAAACAGTTAATGTTAGGGATTTTGTATTAAATAATGTAACACCTTATTATGGTACACATGAATTTTTAGTTGGACCAAGTTCAAAAACTGAAAAATTATGGGAAATTTGTAAAAAAGCAACATTAGAAGAAAGAAAAAACAATGGAGTACGTTCTTTAGATACAGAAACTATTTCTACTATAGCTGCATTTGAAGCTGGGTATATAGATAAAGAGAACGAAGTAATTGTTGGTTTGCAAACAGATCAATTATTAAAAAGAACAATGAAACCTTTTGGAGGTTTTAAAGTTGTACAAAAGGCATTATCTGAACATGGAGTAGAACCAAACAAAACATTAACTAACTTATTTTCTAAATATGTTAAAACACATAACGATGGTGTTTTTGATGCGTATACTGCTGAAATTAAAAAATTCCGTTCATTAGGGTTTTTAACAGGTTTACCTGATAATTATGCACGAGGAAGAATTATTGGTGATTATCGTAGAATTGCATTATATGGTATAGACTTTTTAATTGCGTCTAAAAAAGCTGATTTGGCTTCAATAAAAGGACCAATGACAGATAGCGTAATTCGTTTAAGAGAAGAAGTAGCTGAACAGATAAGGGCTTTAAGTGAAATGATAGCCTTAGGAAAAACATATGGTTTAGACTTATCTCGTGCAGCTGTAAATGCTCAAGAAGCCGTTCAATGGACATATATGGGATATTTAGCAGCCGTAAAAGAACAAGATGGTGCTGCAATGTCTTTAGGAAATGTTTCTACATTTTTAGATGTATATATTGAGAATGATTTACAAAAAGGGTTAATTTCTGAAGTTGAAGCTCAAGAGTATATAGATCAATTTGTTATGAAGTTAAGAATGGTACGTCATTTACGTATGGCTGCTTACGACGAAATTTTCGCAGGTGATCCAACTTGGGTAACAGAAGCTATTGGAGGTATGTTTTCTGATGGAAGAACTAAAGTAACTAAAACATCATTCCGTTTTTTAAATACATTGTATAACTTAGGACCATCACCAGAGCCAAATATTACAATTCTTTGGTCTTATAGTTTACCTCAAAATTTTAAAGATTACTGTGCAAAAGTATCAATTGATACTTCATCAATTCAGTTTGAAAATGATAACTTAATGCGTGAAAACCGTGGGTCTGATGATTATGGTATTGCCTGCTGTGTTTCTTATCAAGAATTAGGAAAATCTATTCAATTTTTTGGAGCTAGAACCAATTTAGCTAAAACATTATTATTAGCTATAAATGGTGGTAGATGTGAGTTTACAGGAACACAAGTTGTTGATGGAATACCAGCTTATACTGACGAGTATTTAGACTTTGATACTGTAATGGCTAATTTTAAAATTGCAATGAAAGAAGTTGCACGTGTATACAACGATTCTATGAATATTATTCATTATATGCACGATAAATATTATTATGAAAAAGCACAAATGGCTTTAATTGATACAAATCCATCAATAAATATAGCATATGGTATTGCTGGTTTATCAATTGTTGCAGATTCTTTATCAGCCATAAAATATGCAAAAGTAAAACCTATTAGAAATGAAGAAGGTTTAACTGTAGATTTTAAAATTGAAGGAGAATTTCCTTGCTATGGTAATGATGATGATAGAGTAGATGCACTTGCAACACAAGCTGTAGCTGATTTTAATAATGAATTGAAACAATTACCAGTATATAAAAATGCAGAACCTACAATGTCTGTATTAACAATTACTTCAAATGTTTCTTATGGTAAAAAAACGGGAGCTACACCAGATGGTAGAGCTTATGGTGTTGCTTTTGCTCCAGGAGCAAATCCAATGCACGGTAGAGATAAAAATGGCGCAATAGCTTCATTAAATTCTGTAGCTAAAATTAATTATAAAGATTCTCAAGACGGAATTTCTAATACATTTTCAATTGTTCCAAAATCTTTAGGAGCAAACGAAGAAGATAGAATTAATAATTTAGTAACTACCTTAGATGGTTATTTTTCTAGAAATGCACAACATTTAAATGTTAATGTATTAAATAAAGAAACATTATTAGATGCTATGGAACGACCAGAAGAATACCCACAGTTAACAATTCGTGTTTCTGGTTATGCAGTAAATTTTGTACGTTTAACAAAAGAACAACAACAAGAGGTTATTACACGTTCTTTTCACGAATCTATGTAGCTAATATTAAAAATATGAATATAATTAAGCATCAGAATAAATATTTTTTGATGCTTAATTTTTAAACTTTTGCTTTATCAAAACAACTGAGGAAATATTAAAAGTACATTCAATAGAATCTTTTGGAACGCATGACGGTCCCGGAATAAGATTGGTTATTTTTTTACAAGGTTGTAAACTTAAATGTTTGTATTGTCATAATCCAGATACCATTCAAACTTCTGGAGGTATGGAATATAACATTGAAGATTTGGTTGCTATGGCCATAAAAATGAAGCCTTATTTTGGTAAAACTGGAGGAGTAACAGTTTCTGGAGGAGAACCTTTATTGCAAGCAAAACAATTAATTCCGTTTTTTAAAAGATTAAAAGAAGAAAA includes the following:
- the mnmE gene encoding tRNA uridine-5-carboxymethylaminomethyl(34) synthesis GTPase MnmE is translated as MNAIKNDTIIALATSSGVGAIAVIRLSGEKSIEIVNKHFKSKFGNKDLNNVKSHTIHLGNIIDNKRIIDEVLISVFKNPNSYTGENVVEINCHGSVYIQQEIIQLFIKSGVRNADAGEFTLRAFLNGKMDLSQAEAVADLIASNSAASHQVALQQMRGGFSSEIEKLRQQLLNFASLIELELDFAEEDVEFADRTEFSNLINQISAVLKQLIDSFALGNVLKNGIPIAIVGEPNVGKSTLLNALLNEEKAIVSHIAGTTRDAIEDEINIEGIAYRFIDTAGIRTTEDYVENIGITKTFSTIEKAQLVLQLIDASNIETLQQNISELEQKYPSKKILTIVNKSDLLSEAQITTLKNTYESLIILSAKNKIGIHKLTTTLTQLVNKGALSNNETIVSNSRHFEALNNAYLSIKEVQKGIENNISTDLFAIDIRQALFHLGEITGEVTTEDLLGNIFANFCIGK
- a CDS encoding DNA-binding protein; this translates as MSHLYVQSNVVIPRYRITKRSNTITSKNKEQYIMQAVNTGTINLNQISYEISNECSLSAIDVKFVLMALGGKLKQHLEEGQIVDLENIGKFKIGFKCKANEDPKKLTPKRSILKYHLNFQPCIELKRWLKQGIKTYKEGSRSR
- a CDS encoding DUF4268 domain-containing protein, producing MFSKEESAQLRKEFWTSFGKSFPRKWLLYRTKIKDFGFKFVADKKQALVCLDIESFDRTKNELLFDQVIELKDILIEDYLPDVIFDEVYLLESGKVIHRIYVKYNGEFNIHNKNTWQNVYYFFNEAMHQFEEFYEYYEDFIKRAIY
- a CDS encoding tRNA-(ms[2]io[6]A)-hydroxylase — its product is MLGLQFETGTSWAEIAKNDLRQILTDHAYAEQKASANATSLIINYSEETELVQEMALIAIEELEHFKMVHDIMVKRGMTLGRAQKNDYAMHLQNYFPKTKDRLESLIQRLLIAALIEARSCERFKVFSENMKDEELSKFYYDLMVSEANHYVTFLNFARKYQDRKIVDEKWKGLVAYEAEFMKKRGVKAKVHG
- a CDS encoding IS3 family transposase (programmed frameshift), with translation MKRQHRNYSTSFKQKALELSYARGSVKQICEELDIPYSVLHRWRRESQDYGKNSFPGRGKPKLTDEQKELALLKRQLKDVSEENEIFKKGGEHLLQERQEKFRFIKHHKFKFSVEKMCKVLKVSTSGYYNWLKAKASDLWLYNQKLSAMIVTIFNDSFESYGAPRIKAALEKLGHYISKPRVARIMRVNGLFARRIRKFKVTTDSNHKYSVAANILNQNFEVSRKNQVWVSDITYIETKQGWMYLTVVIDLFNRKIIGWSMSDNLTTKDTIISAWNMAVKSTVIKEELIFHSDKGVQYANSRFTDIIKNYKGLVIQSMSRKGNCWDNAVAESFFKSLKTEWVYKHKYNYRSQAELSIFSWIETWYNKRRIHSTLGYKTINEFETEMYNQNVAA
- a CDS encoding site-specific integrase, whose translation is MNKNHISFTTVILKKVIHRKKPVLLFTFKYDDKIINLLRKKHFFKWSKTLKGWYCNYTDENLKIVKKEIIPYLKYTFDKESFNTKQLKYYKDRKLSDKNKLLISNYIKYLKGKRYSESTVKTYFTFIADFINYIQAKAISEISNRDVELFIEEVFVPRKYSISSQRQFISAIKLFNNFYPECKIESIELDRPKKSKILPTVLSKEEIIDLLRCTKNLKHRAVIAMIYSAGLL